One window of the Diospyros lotus cultivar Yz01 chromosome 12, ASM1463336v1, whole genome shotgun sequence genome contains the following:
- the LOC127787369 gene encoding RNA exonuclease 4-like isoform X2 gives MMDSEAESPKTLTTTRHKCSACFKQYKKKEHLVEHMIVSYHSRHQPKCGVCIKHCKTFESLREHLTGPLSKATCSKIFASQGCSLCMKVFDSPASLSEHKEKCQFPAPVPLEMPCTESHLDTSSSNIGAPSSNPKAVAFSAANNGDHSSKPNLIAISVSNSAYRSNDHKAVAISAPNNRDLDWDLKAVAVSVPNNVDGSSDLKAVAIDCEMVGGGSDGSLDVCARVCLIEEDENLIFHTYVQPQIPVTNFRYEVTGITEEHLRDAMPLREVQEILLQILCNGESIGRVRLDGGKARLLVGHDLEHDLKCLRMHYPDHLLRYDIQSGVHDPYIDCVSAMRLYKRIRAQDHCSQGLEASVAAQQSHNLMTNGNSFDNWKPKELESMTPDELFQISKSNYKCWCLDSRP, from the exons ATGATGGATTCCGAAGCTGAATCTCCTAAAACCCTGACAACCACGAG GCACAAGTGCTCAGCGTGTTTCAAGCAATATAAGAAAAAAGAGCACCTTGTTGAACACATGATTGTCTCATACCACTCACGTCATCAGCCCAAGTGTGGAGTTTGTATAAAGCATTGCAAGACCTTTGAATCTTTAAGAGAGCATCTTACTG GACCATTATCTAAAGCAACTTGTTCAAAGATCTTTGCTAGTCAAGGTTGCAGCCTTTGCATGAAAGTTTTTGACAGCCCAGCTAGTCTTAGTGAGCATAAAGAAAAGTGCCAATTTCCTGCCCCTGTTCCCCTT GAAATGCCTTGTACAGAATCCCATCTTGACACTTCATCATCAAACATTGGAGCCCCCAGCAGCAATCCCAAAGCAGTTGCATTCTCAGCTGCAAACAATGGAGACCACAGCAGCAAACCCAATCTTATTGCCATTTCAGTCTCAAACAGTGCATACCGCAGCAATGACCACAAAGCAGTTGCTATTTCTGCTCCAAACAATAGAGATCTCGACTGGGATCTAAAAGCAGTTGCTGTATCAGTCCCAAACAATGTAGATGGCAGCAGTGATCTCAAAGCAGTTGCAATAGATTGTGAAATGGTTGGTGGTGGAAGTGATGGGTCACTTGATGTTTGTGCTAGGGTTTGCCTCATTGAGGAAGATGagaatttgatttttcacaCTTACGTGCAACCTCAGATTCCTGTCACTAATTTCAG ATATGAAGTTACTGGTATAACAGAAGAACATCTTAGAGATGCCATGCCACTCAGGGAAGTGCAGGAAATACTATTACAGATCTTGTGTAATGGAGAATCCATTGGAAGAGTACGGTTGGATGGTGGAAAGGCTAGGCTTCTTGTAGGTCATGACCTAGAGCATGATTTGAAATGTTTGCGAATGCATTATCCTGATCACTTGCTCAG GTATGATATCCAGTCAGGGGTGCACGATCCTTACATAGATTGCGTATCTGCAATGAGATTATATAAGAGGATCCGCGCTCAAGATCACTGCAGCCAAGGGTTGGAAGCATCAGTTGCAGCTCAGCAGAGTCATAATTTGATGACCAATGGCAATAGCTTTGATAATTGGAAACCCAAGGAACTAGAGAGTATGACCCCGGACGAGCTTTTTCAGATCTCAAAATCCAACTACAAATGTTGGTGCTTGGATTCAAGGCCATAA
- the LOC127787369 gene encoding RNA exonuclease 4-like isoform X1 has product MMDSEAESPKTLTTTRHKCSACFKQYKKKEHLVEHMIVSYHSRHQPKCGVCIKHCKTFESLREHLTGPLSKATCSKIFASQGCSLCMKVFDSPASLSEHKEKCQFPAPVPLEMPCTESHLDTSSSNIGAPSSNPKAVAFSAANNGDHSSKPNLIAISVSNSAYRSNDHKAVAISAPNNRDLDWDLKAVAVSVPNNVDGSSDLKAVAIDCEMVGGGSDGSLDVCARVCLIEEDENLIFHTYVQPQIPVTNFRYEVTGITEEHLRDAMPLREVQEILLQILCNGESIGRVRLDGGKARLLVGHDLEHDLKCLRMHYPDHLLRDTAKYRPLMKTNLVSHSLKYLTRTYLGYDIQSGVHDPYIDCVSAMRLYKRIRAQDHCSQGLEASVAAQQSHNLMTNGNSFDNWKPKELESMTPDELFQISKSNYKCWCLDSRP; this is encoded by the exons ATGATGGATTCCGAAGCTGAATCTCCTAAAACCCTGACAACCACGAG GCACAAGTGCTCAGCGTGTTTCAAGCAATATAAGAAAAAAGAGCACCTTGTTGAACACATGATTGTCTCATACCACTCACGTCATCAGCCCAAGTGTGGAGTTTGTATAAAGCATTGCAAGACCTTTGAATCTTTAAGAGAGCATCTTACTG GACCATTATCTAAAGCAACTTGTTCAAAGATCTTTGCTAGTCAAGGTTGCAGCCTTTGCATGAAAGTTTTTGACAGCCCAGCTAGTCTTAGTGAGCATAAAGAAAAGTGCCAATTTCCTGCCCCTGTTCCCCTT GAAATGCCTTGTACAGAATCCCATCTTGACACTTCATCATCAAACATTGGAGCCCCCAGCAGCAATCCCAAAGCAGTTGCATTCTCAGCTGCAAACAATGGAGACCACAGCAGCAAACCCAATCTTATTGCCATTTCAGTCTCAAACAGTGCATACCGCAGCAATGACCACAAAGCAGTTGCTATTTCTGCTCCAAACAATAGAGATCTCGACTGGGATCTAAAAGCAGTTGCTGTATCAGTCCCAAACAATGTAGATGGCAGCAGTGATCTCAAAGCAGTTGCAATAGATTGTGAAATGGTTGGTGGTGGAAGTGATGGGTCACTTGATGTTTGTGCTAGGGTTTGCCTCATTGAGGAAGATGagaatttgatttttcacaCTTACGTGCAACCTCAGATTCCTGTCACTAATTTCAG ATATGAAGTTACTGGTATAACAGAAGAACATCTTAGAGATGCCATGCCACTCAGGGAAGTGCAGGAAATACTATTACAGATCTTGTGTAATGGAGAATCCATTGGAAGAGTACGGTTGGATGGTGGAAAGGCTAGGCTTCTTGTAGGTCATGACCTAGAGCATGATTTGAAATGTTTGCGAATGCATTATCCTGATCACTTGCTCAG GGATACAGCAAAATACCGTCCGTTAATGAAAACTAATCTGGTCAGCCACTCTCTGAAATACCTAACAAGGACATATCTTGG GTATGATATCCAGTCAGGGGTGCACGATCCTTACATAGATTGCGTATCTGCAATGAGATTATATAAGAGGATCCGCGCTCAAGATCACTGCAGCCAAGGGTTGGAAGCATCAGTTGCAGCTCAGCAGAGTCATAATTTGATGACCAATGGCAATAGCTTTGATAATTGGAAACCCAAGGAACTAGAGAGTATGACCCCGGACGAGCTTTTTCAGATCTCAAAATCCAACTACAAATGTTGGTGCTTGGATTCAAGGCCATAA
- the LOC127786639 gene encoding sm-like protein LSM2, protein MLFFSYFKDMVGREVTVELKNDLAIRGTLHSVDQYLNIKLENTRVVDQDKYPHMLSVRNCFIRGSVVRYVQLPADGVDIELLHDATRREARGG, encoded by the exons ATG TTGTTCTTCTCGTATTTCAAGGACATGGTGGGCAGGGAAGTGACAGTGGAGCTGAAGAACGATCTGGCCATCCGGGGAACTCTGCATTCGGTTGATCAGTACCTCAACATTAAGCTTGAGAACACTAGGGTTGTTGATCAAGACAAGTACCCCCACATG CTCTCTGTGAGAAACTGCTTTATCAGAGGATCAGTGGTGAGATATGTTCAGTTGCCTGCAGATGGAGTTGACATCGAATTACTTCATGATGCCACAAGAAGAGAAGCTCGCGGGGGCTGA
- the LOC127786794 gene encoding uncharacterized protein LOC127786794, giving the protein MPRFPHFYFHQSIPPKKQVKFQGSFSAPPSRQKGSSVLAQSMPNFSASLRKENRKPANTLPPMMEKSLTPPVALKNAMLYAKSGGSKSENLAEKRTGGLMARKNYAYVGQELKQFSSTAANAINGENKGGKSGRGFAKSVVGYKQY; this is encoded by the coding sequence ATGCCAAGGTTCCCTCACTTTTATTTTCACCAATCTATCCCGCCCAAGAAACAAGTCAAGTTTCAGGGCAGCTTTTCGGCGCCGCCCAGCCGGCAGAAAGGGTCCTCCGTTCTAGCCCAGTCGATGCCCAACTTCTCCGCTTCTCTGCGCAAGGAGAATAGGAAGCCGGCGAACACGCTGCCGCCGATGATGGAAAAATCTCTAACACCTCCGGTGGCTTTGAAGAACGCGATGTTGTACGCGAAATCAGGGGGAAGTAAGTCGGAGAACTTGGCAGAAAAGAGAACCGGCGGCCTGATGGCGAGGAAGAACTATGCTTATGTTGGGCAGGAATTGAAGCAGTTCTCGTCGACGGCCGCGAATGCGATCAACGGCGAAAACAAGGGAGGGAAATCCGGTAGAGGCTTTGCCAAATCTGTTGTTGGCTACAAACAGTATTGA
- the LOC127787444 gene encoding endo-1,3;1,4-beta-D-glucanase-like, with translation MEDSDSECCKNPPTLSSSAGSGSLVEIGGLNAYVAGSSHSKLGIIMGSDIFGYEAPKLRKMADKVAAAGFFVVVPDFFYGDPWDPADKERSFKIWMQTHGTDKATIDAKSVIAALKNKGISAIGAAGFCWGGKVAVNLAKTDYIQAAVLLHPSLVTVDDIKEVQVPIAVLGAEFDRETTPQLLKQFAEILSSKPEISSYVKVYPGVGHGWTIRYKDDDEKAIKAAEEAYHDMLNWFIKYVKQRKASCPWFFICC, from the exons ATGGAAGACTCTGATTCTGAGTGTTGCAAGAACCCACCGACACTGAGCTCAAGCGCTGGATCAGGGTCATTGGTGGAAATTGGGGGCCTCAATGCCTACGTTGCTGGCTCATCCCACTCCAAGCTTGGAATCATTATGGGTTCGGACATTTTCG GTTATGAAGCACCAAAGCTGAG GAAGATGGCGGACAAGGTTGCAGCTGCTGGATTCTTTGTGGTGGTTCCAGATTTTTTTTATGGAGATCCCTGGGATCCTGCTGATAAAGAGAGATCTTTCAAAATCTGGATGCAAACTCATGGAACC GATAAAGCAACTATAGATGCAAAATCAGTTATTGCAGCCCTGAAAAATAAAGGCATTTCTGCAATTGGAGCTGCTGGATTTTGCTGGGGTG GAAAGGTGGCTGTCAATCTGGCAAAGACTGACTACATTCAAGCTGCAGTATTGTTGCACCCTTCACTTGTCACTGTGGATGATATTAAGG AAGTACAAGTGCCTATTGCTGTTTTGGGAGCAGAGTTTGACAGAGAGACTACACCACAGCTCCTCAAACAGTTTGCTGAAATTTTATCCTCCAAACCTGAG ATTAGCAGTTATGTGAAGGTCTATCCTGGTGTTGGACATGGATGGACAATTAGGTACAAGGATGATGATGAAAAGGCCATCAAAGCTGCAGAAGAAGCATATCATGACATGTTGAACTGGTTTATCAAGTATGTCAAGCAAAGAAAAGCATCCTGCCCCTGGTTCTTTATAtgttgttaa